The following are from one region of the Acidobacteriota bacterium genome:
- a CDS encoding rhomboid family intramembrane serine protease: MAFRSYGSTISLGFGGGTTPAVKKLLIANVAAFVAATLLQAAGLGMPVRVLMLTPYSVTHSFALWQPVTYLFLHGGFFHILFNMLTLWMFGCDLERQWGTRRFLTFYFLTGIGAGLCVVLVNPNSLVATLGASGAIYGILLAFGLLYPDRRILFFMIFPIPAKYFVMILGGIAFLSALSMPGDTVSHVAHLGGLVIGFIYLRGRGRWFNWRNEYYRWRRQRLQRKFKVYQGKKDHEEGRPDRWVN; this comes from the coding sequence ATGGCCTTCCGCTCATACGGCTCTACGATCAGTCTGGGATTTGGCGGCGGCACCACGCCCGCCGTGAAGAAGCTGCTCATCGCCAACGTGGCGGCCTTTGTTGCGGCGACGCTCTTGCAGGCTGCGGGGCTGGGCATGCCGGTGCGCGTGCTGATGCTGACGCCCTACTCGGTAACGCACTCCTTCGCGCTGTGGCAGCCGGTTACTTATCTATTTCTGCACGGCGGCTTCTTCCATATTCTGTTCAATATGCTCACGCTGTGGATGTTCGGTTGCGACCTGGAGCGCCAGTGGGGAACGCGCCGATTCCTCACCTTTTATTTCCTTACTGGCATCGGCGCGGGATTGTGCGTCGTGCTGGTGAACCCGAATTCGCTGGTGGCCACGCTGGGCGCTTCCGGCGCCATCTACGGAATCCTTCTCGCGTTCGGCCTGCTCTACCCAGACCGCAGGATTCTTTTCTTCATGATTTTTCCCATCCCCGCGAAATATTTCGTGATGATCCTCGGCGGCATCGCATTTCTCTCCGCGCTGTCGATGCCGGGCGACACGGTGAGCCATGTCGCGCATCTCGGCGGCCTGGTCATCGGATTCATTTACCTGCGCGGCCGGGGACGCTGGTTCAACTGGCGCAACGAATACTACCGTTGGCGCCGCCAACGTTTGCAGCGCAAATTCAAAGTTTATCAAGGGAAAAAAGACCACGAAGAAGGCCGCCCAGACCGCTGGGTGAATTAG
- a CDS encoding tyrosine--tRNA ligase, with product MSDDQKTTADDPEIERQLDYLRKGTAEIIREEELRQKLIAARDKKTPLRVKAGFDPTAPDLHLGHTVLLRKLKHFQDLGHTVIFLIGDFTGRIGDPTGRNATRPPLSEADVASNAETYKEQVFKILDPEKTVVEFNSKWLGTFSTADFVKLCSNYTIARLLERDDFSKRYQGGHPISVHELLYPLFQGYDSVALRADVEMGGTDQKFNLLVGRDLQREYGQPSQVVMTMPILEGTDGVNKMSKSLGNWIGVKEAPPEMFGKLMSISDEMMYRYYELLTDMSAAEIAALRAQVAAGALHPMETKIALAKRIITDFHSSDAAQQAEDGFRRVFQNREQPKEVETIVLSARAEKLNRLLASAGLAESVSEATRKVKEGAVTVNGEKCRDPQQTFQVASGSDLLLRVGRQFKKVVAGN from the coding sequence ATGAGCGACGATCAAAAAACAACCGCCGATGATCCAGAGATCGAGCGGCAACTCGACTATCTGCGCAAGGGCACGGCGGAGATTATCCGCGAAGAGGAGTTGCGCCAGAAACTGATCGCCGCGCGCGACAAAAAAACTCCGCTGCGCGTGAAGGCCGGATTCGATCCCACCGCGCCCGATCTGCATCTCGGCCACACCGTGCTGCTGCGCAAGCTTAAACACTTTCAGGACCTCGGCCACACGGTGATCTTCCTGATTGGCGATTTCACCGGACGCATCGGCGACCCCACGGGCCGCAACGCCACTCGTCCCCCGCTCAGCGAAGCCGACGTGGCCTCGAACGCCGAGACGTATAAAGAACAGGTGTTCAAGATACTGGACCCGGAGAAAACCGTCGTCGAGTTCAACAGCAAGTGGCTGGGCACCTTCTCAACCGCCGACTTCGTCAAACTCTGCTCGAATTACACCATAGCGCGGCTGCTGGAGCGCGATGATTTTTCCAAGCGCTATCAGGGCGGACATCCGATCAGCGTACACGAACTGCTGTATCCGCTCTTTCAAGGTTACGATTCGGTGGCACTGCGCGCCGACGTGGAGATGGGCGGGACGGATCAGAAATTCAACCTGCTCGTGGGCCGCGATTTGCAGCGGGAGTACGGCCAGCCGTCGCAGGTCGTAATGACCATGCCGATCCTCGAAGGCACCGACGGCGTGAACAAGATGAGCAAGTCGCTCGGCAACTGGATCGGAGTGAAAGAAGCGCCGCCGGAGATGTTCGGCAAGCTGATGTCCATCTCCGACGAAATGATGTACCGCTACTACGAGCTGCTCACCGACATGAGCGCCGCCGAGATCGCCGCGCTGCGCGCTCAAGTGGCCGCAGGCGCTCTGCATCCCATGGAGACGAAAATTGCGCTGGCCAAACGCATTATCACAGACTTCCATTCGAGCGACGCGGCGCAGCAGGCCGAAGATGGCTTCCGCCGAGTCTTCCAGAATCGTGAGCAGCCAAAGGAGGTCGAGACCATAGTGCTCTCGGCACGAGCTGAAAAACTGAATCGTCTCCTGGCCTCCGCCGGACTAGCGGAATCTGTCAGCGAGGCCACGCGCAAGGTGAAGGAAGGCGCGGTAACGGTTAACGGCGAGAAGTGCCGGGACCCGCAGCAGACTTTTCAGGTCGCCAGCGGAAGTGATTTACTGTTGCGCGTCGGCAGGCAATTTAAGAAAGTTGTCGCCGGGAATTAA